One window from the genome of Dyadobacter sp. CECT 9275 encodes:
- a CDS encoding RagB/SusD family nutrient uptake outer membrane protein: MKSIKILITAGLIVSLSSGCEKVLEEHPQSQIVPSYFNSPSGVLGGIAGVYNDIRSQWGTEGFTVEMQAGTDEFIQGVNAGTGNAYTYNGLNSSNFGSAWGIAFQDINTLNGVLQYGQTIELPETTRKQYLAQAKFLRAFWYFYLVQTWGDVPLHTEFITVASQAASRQPAAEVYELIIKDLTEAAADLPNQPTAPFLGKAATKPVAQFLLAKVYLTRGWLNNTAADFTQAAKICDEIIASKSAYGLDLWQDYGDAFVPANDYGKETMFVSDHVLDPKYGYYSVGGAAGGGAAQNLTPWFTNWNYPNNSGINSFKNASGGFVNNGTSGMIRDSYYGRPYVRMRPNSDKQATGTRAGKNYFLDQAFTNRDVDSRFANSFYTVYISNTAVTNSATAANNSRGIGYTTVPGADTAVWLPDYEVPGAPQFVGSRPFKGIVVPPSLWNNSIYPALKKYMDPSRGANFNDPSTRPCVLYRFADVYLTGAEAHFKAGEASQAAAMINVLRQRAAFRKTNTSAQNAAAAAAMTITSADVTLDFILDERSREFFGEWQRWHDLVRTRSLVRRVQEWNKEAAPYIKDFHMLRPIPQSQIDRVVEGPKFPQNTGY; the protein is encoded by the coding sequence ATGAAATCTATAAAAATTCTGATTACTGCCGGGCTCATCGTTTCACTTAGCTCCGGTTGTGAAAAAGTGCTCGAAGAGCATCCGCAGTCCCAAATTGTCCCTTCTTATTTTAACAGTCCTTCAGGTGTACTGGGAGGCATAGCAGGGGTGTATAACGATATTCGGAGCCAATGGGGTACCGAAGGGTTTACGGTTGAAATGCAAGCCGGAACCGACGAGTTTATTCAAGGTGTCAATGCGGGTACGGGTAATGCGTATACCTACAATGGATTGAATAGCAGTAACTTTGGTTCAGCATGGGGAATTGCCTTCCAGGATATCAACACCCTGAACGGCGTGCTTCAGTATGGTCAGACAATTGAATTACCTGAAACCACGCGGAAGCAGTACCTGGCGCAGGCCAAATTTCTGAGAGCTTTCTGGTATTTCTACCTTGTACAGACCTGGGGAGATGTGCCGCTGCATACGGAATTCATAACCGTAGCCTCACAGGCAGCTTCGCGGCAGCCTGCGGCAGAGGTTTATGAACTGATCATTAAGGACCTTACGGAAGCGGCAGCCGACCTGCCTAACCAGCCTACCGCTCCATTTCTTGGAAAGGCGGCAACCAAACCCGTTGCACAATTCCTGCTCGCCAAAGTATATCTAACCCGCGGATGGCTGAATAATACGGCCGCTGATTTTACGCAGGCTGCAAAAATCTGTGATGAAATTATTGCGAGCAAATCTGCTTATGGTCTGGATCTATGGCAGGATTACGGAGACGCATTTGTGCCTGCAAACGACTATGGAAAAGAAACGATGTTTGTCAGCGACCATGTGCTGGATCCCAAGTATGGTTATTATAGCGTCGGTGGAGCTGCCGGGGGCGGAGCAGCGCAAAACCTGACCCCCTGGTTCACCAACTGGAATTATCCGAACAACAGTGGTATCAATTCCTTCAAAAATGCTTCGGGAGGTTTTGTCAACAACGGAACTTCCGGAATGATCCGCGATTCGTACTATGGCCGGCCATACGTGCGTATGCGTCCTAATTCAGATAAGCAGGCCACCGGTACGCGCGCTGGTAAAAATTATTTTCTGGATCAGGCTTTCACAAACCGTGATGTCGATTCTCGTTTTGCAAATTCATTTTACACGGTTTATATCTCAAACACGGCTGTCACCAATTCAGCTACTGCTGCCAACAACAGCCGGGGGATTGGTTACACGACCGTACCGGGTGCGGACACAGCCGTTTGGCTGCCCGACTATGAAGTGCCAGGTGCCCCCCAGTTTGTAGGGTCCAGGCCATTTAAGGGTATTGTAGTGCCGCCAAGTCTTTGGAACAACAGCATTTATCCGGCATTAAAAAAATACATGGACCCCAGCCGAGGTGCTAATTTCAATGATCCTTCTACACGCCCATGTGTTTTGTATCGCTTTGCTGATGTATACCTGACCGGTGCTGAGGCGCATTTCAAAGCAGGTGAGGCTTCCCAAGCCGCGGCAATGATTAATGTTTTGCGCCAGCGCGCAGCATTCCGTAAAACCAATACTTCCGCTCAGAATGCCGCTGCTGCCGCGGCTATGACCATCACTTCGGCTGACGTAACACTGGATTTTATCCTTGACGAACGAAGCCGTGAGTTTTTCGGGGAATGGCAGCGTTGGCATGACCTTGTAAGAACACGCTCACTTGTCCGTCGTGTGCAGGAGTGGAACAAAGAGGCGGCTCCTTACATCAAAGATTTCCACATGTTACGTCCTATCCCGCAGTCGCAGATTGACAGGGTGGTAGAGGGTCCTAAATTTCCACAAAATACAGGTTACTAG
- a CDS encoding hybrid sensor histidine kinase/response regulator transcription factor, with translation MHSRILFIIRFTYLAILLSSVLPAAQAQRIEPKFTSLTSTDGLSSNTVTAILKDSHALMWFATDDGLNRFDGTDVQVYRHNKKDSTSLRSSDISSLHQDHKGRIWVGTIGGGLHLYDRRKDSFVSIPSPHSVTSITSDATGKLWVGTTGGLVHVDAESHQIHTFSAVSDIPDQISKGLILSVTIDSKQRVWIGSKNGLFRIDPAHQDDEYINYLEFLPNEDGARTVKSILEDRHGNIWVGTYSGLIQLNADGQLIRHFQYQPGNKNSLSTNMVFAIALENDHHIWICTDAGLNILDTRNGNISRYSPDPRTQFSLTNKSVRCILLDNEGIWWLGTYKGGVNKFDKNLAIFGLKRSDVNDPYGLSGPFVTSFAQTGSGEIFVGTDGGGLNQYNRSTNLFRKFPINPKNKNAASGLAILTLELVSENELWIGTFQDGLFRFNPKTGGYTQYIRGKDSTSLSSNEIFCLEKDKSGKLWVGTNGGGVLLFDPATERFTRYFNQGTPVSQRPIPLNGYIRDILLDKQGKLWIASHGTGIAVYDPVTRKSVLLDKQSSNLPGNIVASILEDKKGNIWVGTFGEGLALYDQRSGKFISYGEKEGLASNTINKILEDAQGRIWVSTNQGISSLDIKKKKFTNYTTHNGIQDRTFVLGSGLRASDNMLFFGGIAGFNYIDTRSLPSAKNMPPIILKDLRIGNRIITPADSNFIDADISVAKTISLDYKQNFSIGYAALDYTNPKQVHYRHRLLGMQTDWNETGLNNFVSYTNLGPGNYVFEVQASRDGINWSPQTTSVEIIVKPPFYLTIYAYIFYILTPLVILFLMRRRGIQKLQRQFKEQQQRAEAEQAQELDRLKIKFLTNLSHEFRTPITLILAPVETLLAKTKTTELNPPVEAIKRNAKRLLNLVDQLLDLKNMQQQEVNLDLCRNDIISYIKDTSDQFSDLSIRKGIQFKTVSTLSQLYMDFDANKLERILFNLLSNAFKFTPNGGQVTLEISQQTDQEEKQWLLITITDTGIGIPQDKHDKIFDRFFQNDTDPSVLNQGSGIGLSIVREFVQLHQGTITVQSHPGSGTTFIVKLPVGTDCQPVSLPEKRNPEPAQMAIDTFVIKQEKPNTEDPSNVLIIEDNDEFRHYLKESLMPFYNVIEAINGKEGWQKTLSHHPELIVSDIAMPEMDGITLSQKIKSDKRTQHIPVILLTASIGEQQQLEGLSSGANDYLTKPFNFEILNAKINNLILLGRLLKGVYSRHIKISGQEPQIQSNQEKLLKDILFYIEDNLHTSQLSVENLSKHVGMSRGTLYNKVLEMSGQTPIEFIRSIKLEKAAVLLENSDLSISQISYMTGFTAPNYFAKSFKAKFNVLPTEYKSKKRMHRTQLTGKM, from the coding sequence ATGCACTCCAGGATCCTTTTTATAATCCGTTTTACTTACTTAGCTATCCTGCTAAGCTCGGTACTGCCTGCTGCACAAGCCCAGCGTATCGAGCCCAAATTTACATCGCTTACCTCGACAGACGGGCTATCATCCAATACCGTGACTGCTATTTTAAAAGACAGTCATGCCCTGATGTGGTTTGCAACTGACGACGGACTGAACCGATTTGATGGCACAGATGTGCAGGTGTACCGCCATAACAAGAAAGATTCCACATCGCTAAGATCCAGTGATATTTCCAGCTTGCATCAGGACCACAAGGGCCGGATCTGGGTGGGTACGATTGGGGGAGGGCTGCACCTCTACGACAGAAGAAAGGATTCGTTTGTGAGTATCCCCTCTCCGCATAGCGTCACAAGTATCACCAGTGACGCAACCGGGAAACTCTGGGTAGGCACAACAGGTGGACTCGTTCATGTGGACGCAGAGAGCCATCAGATCCATACATTTTCCGCTGTATCCGACATTCCCGACCAGATATCCAAAGGCCTGATACTCTCCGTTACCATCGACAGCAAGCAAAGAGTATGGATCGGATCAAAAAATGGTTTGTTCCGAATCGACCCGGCCCATCAAGACGATGAATACATTAACTACCTGGAATTTTTACCGAACGAAGATGGCGCCCGTACCGTAAAGTCTATTCTCGAGGACCGTCATGGAAATATATGGGTAGGTACCTACAGTGGTTTAATTCAGCTTAATGCGGACGGACAGCTCATCAGGCACTTTCAGTACCAACCGGGCAATAAAAATTCTCTGAGTACCAATATGGTCTTTGCAATCGCACTGGAAAACGACCATCACATCTGGATTTGCACGGACGCCGGACTTAACATTCTTGATACCCGCAACGGAAACATTTCGCGGTACAGCCCTGATCCTAGAACGCAGTTCAGTCTGACTAACAAATCGGTGCGCTGCATACTGTTAGATAATGAAGGCATCTGGTGGCTGGGAACCTATAAGGGGGGCGTGAATAAGTTTGATAAAAATCTGGCGATTTTCGGATTGAAAAGATCTGATGTGAACGACCCGTATGGTTTGAGCGGACCGTTTGTCACCTCTTTTGCCCAAACCGGATCCGGAGAAATATTTGTAGGTACAGATGGCGGAGGACTTAATCAGTATAACCGCAGCACCAATCTTTTCAGGAAATTCCCGATCAATCCTAAAAACAAGAATGCCGCCTCGGGACTGGCTATTCTGACGCTCGAACTAGTATCTGAAAATGAACTCTGGATCGGAACGTTTCAGGACGGGCTCTTCCGGTTTAACCCAAAAACAGGCGGCTACACACAGTACATCCGTGGGAAAGATTCTACCAGCCTGAGCAGCAATGAGATTTTCTGTCTCGAAAAAGACAAGTCAGGCAAGCTGTGGGTCGGCACCAATGGCGGAGGCGTACTGTTGTTTGATCCGGCAACAGAACGGTTTACAAGATATTTCAATCAGGGGACGCCGGTTTCCCAGCGGCCTATTCCGCTCAATGGCTACATCCGGGATATTTTACTGGACAAACAGGGCAAGCTCTGGATCGCCTCACACGGCACAGGTATTGCTGTCTATGATCCGGTCACCCGCAAATCGGTGCTGCTGGATAAACAATCCAGCAACCTTCCAGGCAATATCGTGGCATCTATTTTAGAAGATAAAAAAGGGAATATCTGGGTGGGTACATTTGGAGAAGGATTGGCCCTGTATGATCAACGATCCGGAAAATTCATTTCTTACGGAGAAAAAGAGGGATTAGCCAGTAATACCATCAACAAGATACTCGAAGATGCCCAGGGGCGCATCTGGGTAAGTACCAACCAGGGGATCAGCTCTTTGGATATTAAAAAGAAAAAATTTACAAACTACACCACGCACAACGGAATTCAGGACCGGACATTTGTACTTGGCTCGGGTCTCCGCGCTTCGGATAACATGCTTTTTTTCGGAGGAATTGCAGGATTCAATTACATCGATACGCGTAGCCTGCCCTCAGCCAAAAACATGCCACCCATTATTCTGAAAGATCTCAGGATAGGCAACCGTATTATTACTCCGGCCGATTCAAATTTCATAGACGCCGATATTTCAGTGGCCAAAACAATCAGCCTGGACTACAAACAGAATTTTTCGATTGGGTACGCCGCGCTGGATTACACCAATCCCAAGCAGGTACATTACCGGCACAGACTCCTGGGCATGCAAACCGACTGGAACGAAACCGGTCTGAATAACTTTGTCAGCTACACCAACCTGGGACCGGGCAATTATGTATTTGAAGTGCAGGCCAGCAGGGACGGTATTAACTGGAGCCCTCAAACCACCTCGGTTGAGATTATCGTAAAACCGCCTTTCTACCTTACCATCTATGCCTATATTTTTTATATTCTGACACCGCTTGTCATTTTGTTTTTAATGAGGCGCCGCGGTATACAAAAGCTGCAAAGGCAGTTTAAAGAACAGCAGCAACGTGCGGAAGCTGAACAAGCGCAGGAACTTGACAGGCTCAAAATAAAGTTTCTTACCAATTTGAGTCATGAGTTCAGAACACCCATTACCTTGATTCTGGCACCGGTGGAGACTTTGCTGGCCAAGACCAAAACGACGGAACTGAATCCCCCGGTGGAAGCTATAAAACGGAACGCAAAGCGACTGCTCAACCTGGTGGATCAGCTGCTGGATTTGAAAAACATGCAGCAGCAGGAGGTAAATCTGGATCTGTGCCGTAACGATATCATTTCATACATTAAAGATACCAGTGATCAGTTCAGCGACCTTTCGATCAGAAAAGGTATTCAGTTTAAAACTGTCAGTACGCTCAGCCAGCTATACATGGATTTTGATGCAAACAAGCTGGAACGGATCCTGTTCAACCTGCTGTCGAATGCCTTCAAATTTACGCCTAATGGTGGCCAGGTAACCCTGGAAATTTCTCAGCAAACCGACCAGGAAGAAAAACAATGGCTCCTGATCACTATCACTGACACCGGTATTGGTATTCCTCAGGATAAACACGACAAAATTTTTGACCGCTTTTTCCAAAATGACACGGACCCTTCCGTACTCAACCAGGGAAGTGGCATCGGCTTGTCTATCGTTCGGGAATTTGTACAGTTACACCAGGGAACGATTACGGTCCAAAGCCATCCTGGTTCTGGTACTACCTTCATCGTTAAGCTTCCCGTCGGAACTGACTGCCAGCCAGTATCTCTACCTGAAAAGCGTAATCCTGAGCCGGCACAAATGGCTATTGATACTTTCGTCATCAAGCAGGAAAAGCCTAATACCGAGGATCCCTCCAATGTCCTGATCATTGAAGACAACGATGAGTTCAGACACTATCTCAAAGAAAGTCTGATGCCATTTTATAACGTAATAGAAGCCATTAATGGAAAAGAGGGCTGGCAGAAAACCCTGAGCCACCATCCCGAACTTATTGTAAGCGATATTGCAATGCCTGAGATGGACGGCATTACCCTGAGCCAGAAAATCAAATCCGACAAAAGGACGCAACATATTCCAGTCATACTTTTAACCGCTTCGATCGGTGAGCAGCAGCAACTGGAAGGCCTCAGCTCCGGAGCAAACGATTACCTCACAAAACCATTTAATTTCGAAATTCTGAATGCCAAAATCAATAATCTGATCCTGCTGGGCCGTTTGTTAAAAGGAGTGTATTCCCGGCATATCAAAATATCAGGGCAGGAGCCACAGATCCAGTCTAACCAGGAAAAGCTTCTAAAAGATATCCTTTTTTATATTGAGGATAATCTGCATACCTCACAGCTTAGCGTGGAAAATCTTAGTAAACACGTGGGAATGAGCCGCGGAACTTTATACAATAAAGTACTTGAAATGAGCGGACAAACGCCAATCGAATTCATTCGCTCGATAAAGCTCGAAAAAGCGGCGGTGCTATTGGAAAACAGTGATCTGAGTATCTCTCAGATTTCGTACATGACAGGCTTCACCGCACCCAACTACTTCGCAAAGTCCTTTAAAGCCAAATTTAATGTACTACCGACCGAATATAAGTCAAAAAAAAGGATGCATCGCACGCAACTGACAGGCAAGATGTGA
- the istA gene encoding IS21 family transposase: MANSTISMSKIRQILRMYSQGRSKLWIAEQTGVSRNTAKKYMTTFDASGLTFEQINSLNDKELDDFFGTVKQQPPQDRLLNLQRCFPQIDKELKRTGVTRHMLWEAYKKEFPEGFAYTQFCFHLTKWKARVNPVMHQDHKAGDKLYIDFAGVKLSIVDKETGELTEVEVFVAILGASQLTYVEAVSSQQKEDLIAACENALHYIGGVPAAIVPDNLKAAVIKSNKYEPTLNEAFADFADHYGTTILPARAYRPRDKALVEGAVKIVYSRIYAPLRKQVYNSLTELNAAILIALEAHNNQLLRGRNYSRRLQFEEIERSALAPLPILHYEFKKQLHATVMKNGHVCLSVDKHYYSVPYRFIGKKVKLLYSNSVVEAYYHYERIALHKRLKSPYNYSTDKEHLASTHRFVTDWTPDRFLEWASSIHEDVRLYILKILDRKQHPEQAYRSCIGILSFAKKAGEQRLISACQRALSYGIYNYKTIQTILEKNMDQYEDSLFADELPMPKHDNIRGEDYYQ, translated from the coding sequence ATGGCCAATTCGACAATCAGCATGAGCAAAATAAGACAGATTTTACGGATGTACAGCCAGGGCCGCAGCAAGCTCTGGATAGCGGAACAGACAGGTGTTTCCCGCAATACCGCTAAGAAGTACATGACCACTTTTGATGCGAGCGGACTTACCTTTGAACAGATCAACAGCCTGAATGATAAAGAGCTGGATGACTTTTTCGGAACGGTTAAACAGCAGCCACCGCAAGACAGATTGTTGAATCTGCAACGTTGTTTTCCGCAAATAGACAAAGAATTAAAACGGACAGGTGTTACCCGTCATATGCTTTGGGAAGCCTATAAAAAGGAATTTCCGGAAGGATTTGCTTATACCCAGTTTTGCTTTCATCTGACCAAATGGAAGGCCCGCGTTAACCCTGTGATGCATCAGGACCATAAGGCCGGCGATAAGCTGTACATCGATTTTGCAGGTGTTAAATTAAGTATTGTAGATAAAGAGACTGGTGAATTAACTGAGGTTGAAGTGTTTGTGGCTATCCTGGGAGCGAGTCAACTCACTTACGTGGAAGCAGTCAGTAGCCAGCAAAAAGAAGATCTGATCGCAGCTTGCGAGAATGCACTTCATTATATCGGTGGTGTGCCGGCAGCAATTGTTCCGGATAACCTTAAAGCTGCTGTTATAAAAAGCAATAAATACGAACCTACGCTGAACGAGGCCTTTGCCGATTTTGCTGATCATTATGGGACTACGATATTACCTGCACGCGCTTACCGGCCAAGAGATAAGGCGTTGGTGGAAGGTGCTGTCAAAATCGTTTACAGCCGTATTTATGCGCCTTTAAGAAAGCAGGTTTACAACTCACTGACAGAGTTAAACGCAGCTATATTGATTGCTCTCGAGGCTCATAATAACCAACTGCTTCGGGGCCGTAATTACAGTCGCAGACTCCAGTTTGAAGAAATTGAGCGCAGTGCTCTGGCCCCGCTTCCGATCCTGCATTATGAGTTCAAAAAACAGCTACATGCCACTGTAATGAAGAACGGACATGTCTGCCTGAGCGTTGACAAGCACTATTATAGTGTCCCATACCGGTTTATCGGCAAGAAAGTCAAGTTGTTGTATTCCAATTCTGTGGTTGAAGCATATTATCATTACGAACGTATCGCCCTTCATAAAAGGCTTAAAAGTCCCTATAATTATTCTACCGATAAAGAACATCTGGCCAGTACACACCGCTTCGTAACAGACTGGACACCAGATCGATTCTTGGAGTGGGCTTCCTCGATCCATGAAGATGTCAGGTTGTATATTCTTAAAATCCTGGATCGCAAACAGCATCCCGAACAGGCCTACCGCTCCTGTATTGGTATCCTCTCTTTTGCGAAGAAAGCTGGTGAACAACGCCTGATCAGCGCGTGCCAAAGGGCTTTAAGCTATGGTATCTACAACTATAAAACAATCCAGACTATACTGGAAAAAAATATGGATCAATATGAAGACAGCCTGTTTGCAGACGAATTACCCATGCCCAAACACGATAATATCAGAGGCGAAGACTATTATCAATAA
- a CDS encoding SusC/RagA family TonB-linked outer membrane protein — MHDCLLNRNMVARIAGLSALPILLLGGTSASAFASGGALVNHNVKQRFESVAEIEISGKVTGEDGAGLPGASILVKSSTRGTITDADGNFKLVVDSGNAVLVVSLVGYVSQEITVGSQKLINVTLKGDSRVLEEVVVVGYGVQRKRDVTGSVVSVSESTLKEVPAPNLISQLKGRAAGVSIISNGSTPGSQGQIRIRGNRTLTTSSGTADSQDGPLVVVDGIPFGGLNDINPDDILSLEVLKDASATAIYGSRGSGGVILVTTKRGKVGKPVFSYDGYHGETRVMGKFNVMNGPEYAQFKADAAKYNRTSPGTSGYVLTPKEQEALDKGISTNWQDLIYKPGFMSNHQLGVQGGSENTQYSLGLGYFNETGIIPSQSFQRFNIRATIDQKIGKHVKIGLNTLNTLTYTKTPGGGGVPGGLVRLTPLASPYNADGTVNMFPAEGSIDAAGVSPLTILTKKDSYMGRTRALRTFNSIFAEVNILPGLKYRFNAGLNFSQSNFNNYNGPLTYFNSATTQASSNAEISNTEYWDVNLQHLLYFDKTFAGKHKLGFTALYEYTKNHSLGSRFTVTGVPADYIKTSNFSLASGQPVASSDFGNSFSETGLLSYMGRLNYSYADKYLLTMTLRRDGSSTLSPGNQYFNYPAIGLGWNLIEENFIKSADFISNLKLRGGWGISGNRNVGAYSTLGALTAGYYNFGTGTAGQQLAYTVTSLPASDLTWQSTAQVDIGIDFGILNNRITGSVDWYHQKTKNILLSVPLPASNGASSTLKNLGKTEGKGVEVAATFEIIRKPKGFNWSVDATYFFNREKITQLTTPQEMSNIGAGWFVGQPLSVIYDYKKLGIWQTADKENGTLAKQTSPVQHPGQIRVEDLNGDGKIDANDRQLLGNFQPKWEGGLTTRFSFKNFDASVVTYARMGMKVIVPYLTGNSTGSGGFAFFNQSRVNQVKTDYWTETNPTNAFPAPDASGAVANFGSTLGYYDGSFIKCRSINLGYTFESNLIKKIGATSARIYVNLTNPFIIYSPLVKDNLAIDPEGNSYASGQSTLNPDASSERGTPERQISVNLNNPPVRQFTVGVNLKF; from the coding sequence ATGCACGATTGTCTATTAAACCGTAACATGGTGGCGAGGATTGCGGGTTTATCCGCGCTGCCGATTTTATTGCTGGGCGGGACTTCGGCCAGCGCTTTTGCCAGTGGTGGAGCTTTGGTGAACCATAACGTTAAACAAAGATTCGAGTCAGTTGCCGAGATAGAGATTAGCGGTAAGGTGACAGGTGAAGACGGCGCCGGTTTGCCTGGTGCCAGTATTCTTGTAAAGTCCAGCACCCGAGGTACCATTACCGACGCGGATGGAAACTTTAAGCTTGTGGTTGACAGCGGAAATGCGGTTCTGGTGGTGTCTCTTGTAGGTTATGTTTCTCAGGAAATCACGGTTGGATCACAAAAACTGATCAACGTTACCCTCAAGGGAGATAGCAGGGTATTGGAAGAAGTAGTCGTTGTAGGTTATGGGGTGCAGCGTAAAAGGGACGTAACAGGCTCCGTTGTGTCTGTAAGTGAAAGCACGTTAAAAGAAGTGCCTGCACCAAACCTGATCAGTCAACTGAAAGGCCGTGCAGCTGGCGTTTCAATCATTAGTAATGGAAGTACGCCCGGTTCGCAGGGGCAAATCAGGATCAGGGGAAACCGGACCCTTACGACAAGTTCAGGTACTGCCGACAGCCAGGATGGCCCTCTTGTGGTAGTCGACGGAATACCATTTGGAGGCCTTAATGACATCAACCCCGACGATATCCTCAGTCTTGAAGTACTGAAGGATGCCTCGGCAACCGCGATTTATGGTTCTCGTGGCTCGGGTGGGGTAATTTTGGTAACAACGAAAAGAGGTAAGGTGGGTAAGCCGGTATTCAGCTATGACGGATATCACGGAGAAACAAGGGTCATGGGAAAATTCAATGTGATGAATGGCCCCGAGTATGCCCAGTTTAAAGCCGATGCGGCCAAATACAACCGTACCAGCCCGGGAACATCCGGTTATGTGCTGACTCCAAAAGAACAGGAAGCACTTGATAAAGGTATTTCCACCAACTGGCAGGATCTTATTTACAAGCCGGGTTTTATGTCTAACCATCAATTGGGCGTACAGGGTGGTAGCGAAAATACACAGTATTCACTGGGGTTAGGCTATTTCAATGAAACCGGAATCATCCCGAGCCAGAGTTTCCAACGGTTCAACATCCGCGCGACTATCGATCAGAAGATTGGAAAACATGTGAAAATCGGGCTCAATACGCTGAATACCCTCACCTATACGAAAACGCCCGGTGGGGGAGGCGTGCCCGGCGGACTGGTGCGTTTGACACCCCTGGCGTCGCCTTATAATGCGGATGGTACCGTTAATATGTTTCCTGCGGAAGGTTCTATTGATGCGGCCGGTGTAAGTCCGCTTACGATTCTGACCAAAAAAGATTCGTACATGGGCCGTACACGTGCGCTCAGGACATTCAACAGTATTTTTGCGGAGGTCAATATTTTACCGGGACTGAAATACCGGTTCAACGCGGGTCTGAATTTCAGCCAGTCCAATTTCAATAACTACAATGGTCCGCTGACCTATTTCAATTCTGCTACCACTCAAGCGTCATCGAATGCCGAGATCAGCAATACAGAATATTGGGATGTAAATCTTCAGCACTTGCTTTATTTCGATAAAACATTTGCTGGCAAGCACAAGCTGGGCTTTACAGCACTTTATGAGTATACCAAAAATCACTCGCTGGGTAGCCGTTTCACGGTAACAGGGGTACCGGCGGATTATATCAAAACATCAAACTTTTCGCTTGCATCGGGTCAGCCTGTCGCAAGTTCGGATTTTGGGAACTCGTTTTCTGAAACCGGCTTGCTTTCATACATGGGAAGGCTTAACTATAGTTACGCCGACAAGTATTTGCTGACCATGACGCTTCGCAGAGACGGATCTTCAACACTGTCTCCCGGGAACCAGTATTTTAACTATCCGGCTATCGGTCTTGGATGGAACCTGATCGAAGAAAATTTTATAAAATCAGCCGATTTTATCTCCAATCTTAAATTACGTGGTGGTTGGGGTATATCCGGAAACAGGAATGTGGGTGCCTATTCAACGCTCGGAGCATTAACAGCAGGATACTACAATTTCGGAACGGGTACTGCAGGCCAGCAACTGGCTTATACGGTAACCAGTCTTCCGGCCAGTGACCTGACCTGGCAATCTACAGCACAGGTGGATATTGGTATCGATTTCGGAATTCTGAACAACCGTATTACTGGTTCGGTAGACTGGTATCATCAAAAAACCAAGAATATTTTGCTATCAGTGCCGCTTCCCGCGAGTAACGGTGCCAGTTCTACGCTGAAAAACCTTGGTAAAACAGAAGGCAAAGGGGTGGAAGTAGCCGCCACCTTTGAGATCATCAGAAAACCAAAAGGATTCAACTGGAGCGTAGATGCCACTTATTTCTTCAACCGTGAGAAAATCACGCAGCTGACAACACCCCAGGAAATGTCTAACATAGGTGCGGGCTGGTTTGTGGGTCAACCACTTTCAGTTATCTATGATTACAAAAAGCTGGGTATCTGGCAAACAGCCGACAAAGAAAATGGTACTTTGGCTAAACAAACTTCTCCTGTACAGCATCCTGGGCAAATCAGAGTGGAAGATCTTAACGGTGACGGAAAGATTGATGCAAATGACCGTCAGTTGCTGGGTAATTTTCAGCCCAAATGGGAGGGAGGCCTTACCACCCGGTTCAGTTTCAAAAATTTTGATGCGTCCGTTGTTACTTATGCGCGGATGGGAATGAAAGTAATTGTGCCTTACCTCACCGGTAACTCAACAGGGTCAGGAGGATTTGCCTTTTTCAACCAAAGCCGGGTGAACCAGGTGAAAACGGATTACTGGACAGAAACAAATCCGACCAACGCATTTCCTGCTCCCGATGCCAGCGGAGCTGTGGCGAACTTTGGCTCTACGCTTGGGTATTATGATGGTTCATTTATCAAATGCCGTAGCATCAACCTGGGTTACACTTTTGAAAGTAATCTGATCAAAAAGATCGGCGCTACATCGGCCCGTATCTATGTAAACCTGACCAATCCTTTCATCATCTATTCTCCGTTGGTGAAAGATAATCTGGCGATAGATCCGGAAGGAAACAGCTACGCCAGCGGTCAGTCGACGCTCAACCCGGATGCTTCCAGCGAGCGAGGAACGCCGGAACGTCAGATCTCGGTCAATCTTAATAATCCTCCGGTAAGACAATTCACTGTGGGTGTTAACCTTAAATTCTAA